From Daucus carota subsp. sativus chromosome 6, DH1 v3.0, whole genome shotgun sequence:
CTGCAATAGACAATGTAGATTAGTATGCATTTAGCAGTAACTGTCAAAGGCACATAGTATTGTAAAAATCTAGCATCATCTTTAAGATTATGTCATAATCTGATTAATGTCATTCTGCAATTTTCAGCTGCTACTGTAGCTTCCGAGTGGTTGGAACTTCTTCATCAAGACATTAAGGGGCGCCTTGCAGGTATTCTTTAGTTCCAAAGATTTTGTCTAAGGATATACATTTCAGCCTGGTAATACAGCTCTTCTGTATGTGCAGCACTACAGCGTAGTAAAAAAAGAGCTCAAGCTGTCATCGAGACAGAACTCCCTTTCTTGGTGTCCGGAGAATTCTCTTCTTATAAGGAAAATGCTAATAATCGAACAAACTTTTCTGCTCCTGGTCCTGCAGATGACTTGCACAAAACCAGATGGAGTGCCCTGTTTAATCAGATGAACAAATCACTTAATGAAGAAGAGAGAAGATTGGTAAGTAGATATTCCTCGTGAAATTGATAACTGAAGCACAAGTTGAGAAACTAAGTCCATCTGCTTTTATTACTGCCCACAGCACATCAAATTGAGTTTTTATAtccctatttatagacttggTGTAATCAGTGGTGATCAGCAAAAAATTAATGTTCTGATTGTTCatatagtaattttttttttttttttgccagagtTCATatagtaatttatttgttatatattgcCCAGCATATAACTAAtatgttgttttcatttttttaaaaaaatgcctAAAGCTTTTGAGTGTTGGCTGTAAAACTATACTTGTGGGACTTGCAAAATCCTTAGTGGCAGCTACTAGTGTTGGTTTACTTGGGATCTACATGGGATCAAGAGTTCCTAAACAGGTCTTCctctttaatttttgttttacagGAAAGTTGGTTGAGCCAAGTAAATGCAATGAAGTTGCACTGTGGCCGTGGTCTTTTCGATTCTACTGAAACCTCTGCAATGCAACAACTGGCCACATCAGGAATTGACTGCAGGTACATTTTTATTCCTTAAAACAATAATTTGTTGTATAGTTCTTGTAGCCAAGAGGCGAGGGGAAGGTATTAGATGTTAAGTAAATATGTCTGGTAAGCATAATTGACGAAGAAATCTTTATTGCTTGCTCATGCTATGCAGGAGAATATATATAACTAGTAATTTGTCTGGTAGATTCATAGTCTCTGTTGCTGAATAAGAAAAGTGAACAAAAGGAGTGGACGAGATCCTTGTGTTTTTTACTATTAATTGCTAACAAATTCAAATGTTGGTTAAATTGCGAATCATCACGTTCAATGTGTATTTGTATTTGAGTAGTATTTGTATTTCTGATCCTCAAATGCTTTGTCTTCAGATTTTGTCAATCCTAATTCTCTCACTAAAACCAGCAGGCACCGGTGTCGATGACATGATAGTTGTCTGATTGTTTCGTTATCTTTTCATTCTGCAGACCTCAAAAATGGAGTGACTCGCAAGAGGGACTAGAGGTCAAGGCTGCAGCAGCTGCATTCTACTCGACTTGCAGCTCTCTACAGTCATCTGAGAACTTGGCCAGTTTTTAGTATATTCAGCTCAACCCATCTTTTGTATAATTCATCAACCATCTTTAGAATCTGAAACtagtaaaaaaatttatctccATTTGCTTTTGGCATATAATACATCTTTATGGTTTTACAAACTTTAAAGCATAATATTGGTTGTTTATTGTTATGAACGTATTTAGTTGTATAATGGTTGTTAATTGATACATGTTGCTTGGAGGATATATTAACATTAAAAAGGTTATCATATCAGAATATCAGTGGATAATAGTATCGAAACTTTTTATTGCTGTATAGGGTAGTAATTTAGAAGGTTTACTTCTGTTGAATTGTTTGAACAAGTTATATCTTGTTCTATGActattataaaacaaaaactaaaaaacaCCACTACAATGATATCCATATCTTGtgttaaaatagaaaaatgTTATAGTTTGATCTgaatattgaataaaatatagaacaaaAAATAGATAGAGTTATAATTGTCAACACACCAAAAAGCAAAAATAACGGATTCTTGTTGTAaagttattataaaattttatatttgtagcTAAAAAGTGGAGtacttgaaaattaaaataaatttggagtgaaatataaaactaaatatattattagtttaatataaaaattaatttttggtgTTGAATGATAGCAGTAGGCAAGAAGAGGACTTTCTCTTGTAGTCTTGCAAGTGGTCTTGCAAGTCCTTGAGCATTTTTATTGAGCAAATCATTTTCAAAGCCCAGACGAATCCAATGACTGCATTCAATGCTCGAAATCAGTCCAATATTAACTTGCCAAAAAATGAAAAGCTTTCACTTGTACATCCTAAGCCCAAAAAAATAAGCTGAAGCTTTGAATTCAATTAATCCCCAATTTGATAGAGCAAAAATTTCACATAAATCAAatgcaaatttaaaaaattataaaatttataatatcccCAATTATAAGATTTCACAGAAATTGTTTAACCACATCACTCATCGGTACCCGTTAGAAATTGTGCATTACATCCAGTCATTGCTGTCTATACAGGAGCTCTgatgtttattaattattaaaacttaaaaattttaaagtacTCATCCTCGTAAAAAAAAACTCGGTTTTGCATATATAAGCGCAAGGAAACCGAGTATTCCCTGAACTTTATACAACGAGGATGTTTGGTCGTAGAGAATTAATGAGGTCAATTTCTGAGCTATAAGTGGAATTGAGGAAATTGAAAACCATAATCTTTGTATctgcttattttatttttaaaatttaaatttataatatataaaatcacttaaaataatttctaatatttactgtgatattaataattttttacctaataaattataaatataaaaattatctaaacatataaattaaaaatagtttCACAGTCATCCCTCGCATTACAATAAAACCGTTTGTctagttttatttttttgaaaataataatttattcttGGAGAAAACTGCATTAAGTTCTATCTTTTTTCtatatctttaatatttatacccaattttttttaaaagatgcaTTTTTTCAATGAATAAGGActtattatatcaaaaatttgGGTTGCCAAACAGCCCCCATTGTTCAGCGCATGTTAGAACTTGGAGCTTCAAAAACTATAATATAATCAAACTTTATGAAAAGCAACCCACAGAATATTACTAGTACTATACAATATCTTTCGAGGTTTAGGCACCCATGATGAGCAATTGGACGAAATTATTCCTTTTCACTTAAACAATCAAAAGCTACAATTAAAGTGGCAAACCAAGAGCACTTAATTGCAAAACATAGCTTTTTGTTAAAGTAAAGCATCATCACATCACATGAAAATGGAGCCCCTTGATGCTTATAATACTTTCTTGACCATGAACGTGAACAAGGTGCAGCACTGGCCAGTGTGGTGTCCTCCCACTTTTTACACGCCTAGCCAACATATGCACGGATACCCCTCAATTCCACTAACTTGTGCTTACCAAATTCTACACAAACCTCATCATCCCTTTGTTTTTCCATAAAGCTCGTGGCTCCGGAATTATTCTCGCTGTGTGCCAAATCGATAAACTCCCAACTCAAAATATTTCCAGGTGGACCTGAAATCATtcgaatttgaattttaaattcaaatttgataTAATTGCATTTTCTTCTGAATTCGGCCGATTTTAGAATCAAGTGCAATGATCATAAAGTGTACGCTTATTCGAGAATTTGTTTTCAAGGCCCATGTGCGAAGATGAATGATGCCAATTGGTTAGGTTCTCCCCTTGGGGCCAACACcatctattaaaatttaaagtttagGCATCCCAGACAACTCATTTTTCTCTAATCTATGCACATGCTACTCAAGATTCAATACTAATAACAACACTACTGCCATCTTCAAAAGGTATATGAAATAGAAAGCTTCAAGCCATTTATCAAATTTGACAAGGGGAAATGGAAATTTGGGATCATGCTTTAAACAGCAAATGAAACAGACCAAAGCTTCAAGCCAAATCCATCAAACAAGGGGAAAGGGAAATTTTGGATAAGGCATATGATGTTGCCACAGATGTGAGATATGGGTAAATAGAGAAAACATTTCCCCATGCAACATTAACAATTCTATATAGTCTACTTTATATTTCATGCACCATCTTTGATGTCAATCTTATTACTAGTATAATAAGCACTTAGATTATATGCTTGTTTCAAGGTTGTCATCAAGAATCTTCACTGTCAATTCACTTTTGACTTAtgtattatattcaattaatcataCCAGGCATATATTACAGTATCTCTGTATTTCAATTTGATCCCACTAGAGGACAGCCATAAGAGGACAAAGCAAAAGCTGCAGTACCTCATAATTCTTTCTATTCTGTTGACAATGCAATAACAACTTCTATTCCACATTTCTTGACTCACCAAAACACATGGGAACTTAAAAATACCACCACCTTCTAGGTAAAGCATGGAAGCACAATTCTAAGACATAGCACAATTCTAAGACATTCTGGTAAACATATGGGTACTAAATTTCAAGCACAATGTAGTAACAAATACTATTAAGAAGTGGAACAAGATAATAATTAGTTAAGCGAGTAAGAATGTTCAAGACTCCCCGTACTGCACCCGGTGAAAAGAAATCCGATAACCAACTCTAACATTGGAGAAGGAACTAAGAAATACAAGCACAAGCTAAAAGGTACCCTAATGGTGAAGAGAAAAATTAGGGGAAACTAAAAGGGGAAGAATTCAAACTTTAATATTACTTCCCTCTACCATTTGAACAAAAGAACCGGATTCCTTTTCGCCGAACAAGCTATCAAATTTAAAACATCAAGCTTAGTTAGTAGTTATACCAACTCTTCCTGGCCTTCTGAAGGACATCTGATCAGCTCCAATATGTTTATCACCTCTGCCATGTCTGGCCGATTTGAAGGCACCTGTGATGTACAAATCAAGCCTAACTTAATTACTGGAATTGCCTCGTCGGGTGGAAACTTGTCCCTTAGCTTCTCATCAACACAATCCTCCACCCTGCCTTCTTCCAGTGCCCCTCTGACCATATCACAGAGTACTACCACATCGTCTTCCATGTACTCAACCGGTCTCCTTCCGGTAACCACCTCCAGTACCAAAACCCCAAACCCGTATACATCacatttttctgtaatttttacAGTTTTACATCCAAATTCAGGTGCCATGTAGCCAAGTGCACTCTGAATCTTGCTGCTTAAAATGTAACGATCTAGCATAGGTAACAGCCTCGCTAGACCAGAATCCGCAACTTTTGGTTCTCCTGAGCTGTCAATCAAGATATTACTTGATTTCAGGTTGTAGTGTATAATGTTCTGGTGGTGCAAATGAGCCAAGCTTTTAGCTATTCCAAGAATAATAGTAAATCTCTCATTCCATGAAAGAGAGTTTCCTGACACCTCATGAAGTTGCTTGTACAAGCTTCCGCCagaaacaaattcatatataaggAGTTGTAGTGATGGAGTCCAATAATAACCTTCGAGGGCCACAAGATTACGGTGATGAATTTTCCCCAATTTCTTAACTTCCCTTTCAAAATCATCTTGCGACTTGACAAGACTGGAAACAGTGAGCTTTTTAATGGCAACTGACCGCCCATCTTTAAGAACTGTTCGATAGACAGCTCCAAAGCCACCACGCCCAAGCTCACAATCTTTATTGAGAAGTGCATGTGCTCCTGTGCTAAAGTCAGGGTCGCCAGAAAACATCACTAACTTCCCAGAATTGCCATCTGAGGTAGGGGAACTGCTGAAGCCATCTCCTCCAGATAGTGTGAAAGCTGCTGCAGAATGAGGTGTAGTGGATCGAACACGGAGGTTGAGAACAGTAATGGCAATTACCCCAATGATAATCGTGGCAGCTGCACCAATGGCAATAAGCGCAGAAATGCTAAGGATTATTTTTTTGTGACCAGGATTGACAGGGATTGAGTCTGGATTGGAATCAGAAGAATTAGGATTTAGGACAATTGGCTTGGGAAGGACAGCAGGGCAACTCTTATTTACTGCAGCACCACAAAGAGATGGATTGCCGGATAGGGAAGATGGGGAAATAGTGTTGAAGAAACCACCAGCAGGCAGGTCACCTTGGACCTGGTTGTGTGATATGTTGAAGGAAATAAGGTGGGCAAGATTAGCCAATTGCTTTGGTAGAGTTCCAGAGAATTTGTTATATGACAGGTCAACAGTTTGAAGGTTCGTAAGCTTAGCAAAGGCAACAGGGATAGATCCAGTCAGGCTGTTGTGTGACAGTATCCTGCaacaagaataatatatatatgaaatttggaATACTAAGAGAAATTGATGTTATGTATTAAGAAAATTGATGTATTGTCCCAGTAGTACATGATTATGGAATACTAAGAGTAATTGACAttatacaaaaagaaaagaaatactcACAATGATGTCAGTGGAGTACACTTTTCTATAGAAGCAGGAATATCCCCGGACAAGAAGTTCTTCTCTAACCACAACTTCCTCAAAGATACAGCGTCTCCGATTTTCATGGGAATGCTTCCAGTCAACTGGTTGTTACTCAGGTCAAGAACATCCAAAgctttcaaatttttaatactGTCTGGTATGCCACCTGTCAGTGAATTTCTGGACAAATTTAAGTATTGCAAGCTGCTAATGTCCCCAAGAGCAGATGGGATTTCACCAGTCAATGAATTGTTAGATATATCCAATACTAGAAGGCTTCTGCGGGAGTGGTCCGTCAAAGATTTCACAGAAGCATCTATGTTTCCGTTTAAATTATTCTCTGAGAAATCAACTTTCTGTAAACTCAATCCAAACAACCAGGATGGAAGCTTGCCAGTCAAAAAATTCTGATTTACATCCACCACAACAAGGTTTACGCAATTGATAATCGACTCAGGCAAGCTCCCTGAAAGGGAATTTTTGGATAGATTCAGAAGTTTCAGAGACTGAAGCTTCCCCAAAGAAATTGGCATTGGTCCAGACAATCTATTTTCAGAAAGATCCAGACTCTCAAGGCTTTTCATATCTCCAATCCATTCAGGGACTTCACCCAAAAAGGAGTTCTTGTGTAAATTAAGATTATTGCACAAAGTAAGCATCTGCATTGTGCTTGGAATAAATCctgaaaaagaattatcactaAAATCTATTGATCTTAGCAGCAAACAATTACCGATTCCGGCTGGAACCTCGCCAGTTAATCGATTCTTTTCCAAATGTATTTCTCTCAAGTTGTTTGCTCCTTCAATGCCCTTGGGTATCTCACCCTCAAGCAGATTACTAGACAAGTCAAGTGATCTAAGCCCCTGCATATCCCAAATCCCAGAAGGCAGCAGACCTGAAAACTGATTCCCGGAGAAGTTAAGTGTAGCAAGTGTAAAGCATGAGCTTAATCTATCTGGAATGTGTCCTGAAAACTTGTTATTAGCCAAAGAAATCGATCTTAACGAGCCACATTGGCTAAAGAAATTGCCTGGAATAGGGCCTCCAAGATTGTTCTGGCTCAAGTCAACAACCCTCAGGTTTTCCAACTGGGCGAGACTAAAGGCTAGGCTCCCAGTAAGATTATTCTTAGCAAGTGATAACTTCCGTAGAAACTGAAGTTGGAGAATTCCTCGGCCTATCCTTCCAGAAAGACCAAAACCATCAAGATTCAACTCCGTAACTCTATTAGATCTAGGGTTACATCTAACCCCCATCCATCCGCAGGGACTATTATCATCTTCATTCCAAGATTCTAACTTTCCATCTGGATCTTGAATATCAGCCTTAAATACAATGAGTCCCAATAGATCATCATTCAGTGACGGGTTCAAAGATCTTACTTGACCCACAACTAGCAACAACAATACTGTGTGAACAAACAAGCTTCTCATCTTCAATCTACAACTTAAAATCAAAGAGGACCTCCTCCTCGAAAATTACATAAATAGACACAAAATCAGCAACTCGCCTGAAACCTAAACACGAAAAAACGAAAATATTAGTTTAACACATTTGGTTCCACAACAAACTCTAATAGACATATCTAACCATATGAAGCTGACATCCAAACAACCTCTCAAAAGTTACACCAAAAAAGTCTCCTTATTGCGCTTTTCTTCCAAACATTCATTACTTCCAAACAACTCAATTAGCTAAAACACCGTTACACTAAGCTAATCACACATTGCACCGACACAACAAATTTTACTTAAACTTATATACATTTTAATCTTTTCGAGTACGCTTAGATCAATTCAGAGCAGTCATTACGCGGTAAACTAACCGAATCGAACCGATTTCCAGTTTTTAACATTTAACAAAGTACATTACAAAAGGAAACCTAGAACACAAACATATCGCAGAAAAGGAAAGCGCACACTCAACAAACAGCCCTACAACAAATAAACAGTCTAATTCAACTTAAAAGCTAATAAAACTCCATAGTGCAAGTTCAGTTCCACCACTACATCGCCGGAAAATACAAATCCGGCATCGGAAAACACGAATCAGCGAATTTACCGGAAAAAGTTGCGGGGAGAGTCAGTGAAGAAGCTGCCGGGAGGCGTGGAATGCCGGAGATAGTATCGCTCTgagctttctctctctagatttTCTCTCACTAGACATGCTGCTTTTTGTTAGTGtcttttgtgtgtgtttgtgtgtgtgagggagagagatagagagagagagagggagtggTGAGAGAGTGGTGTGGACagacagaaaagaaaaataaacgaCTTTCTTATTAATGGCAAGTAACAGAGGGAAGTTGGGAATGAGCTGTGTTGCTTTTAATGCTATTACACGTGGAGGGAGGGGTGGTGATGTGGCAGCCACGTAAGGAGGGTGTCTGAGGCGTTACTTTTTGACGGGGATCAAGAGGGGTGTTTGGCTACTCATGGTTTCTGCAGAGATGCTATAAgttcaatattaaaaattaaaaattctatcttaataaattttaaatataactactCTACAAAAGTATATAAGATCATTTTAAacgtaatttataatattttactattatattaataatttattaaattgtaaatatcaaaaaaaaattcagagacatgaataaaaatttatcttttacttataaataattttcactTGTAAGAAATAAATATTTCGTTTGATTTAAGCTAAACGACCTTACAAAGTGATATCTtccaaaaacaaataaatttaaatataatttttcaaaaagttaaaataatatataaaattatattttataaaaaatttaaaatatgtgtcaaccCGTGTGAAATTTAAACACGCTCACAGAGAATGTTATAGGGCCTAGTTAAAATACGAGTATTTCGATCCCCAACCCATATCACTCCACTGAACCCAATCGTGTTACagattcaacaaaaaaaacacTGTGAAGCTATTGGGCTTTACAATTCGAATCTACAATTTGTGTACAAAGTACAACTGAAAAACAAAAAGTTGTTGGGCCAAGTTTATACTGTGAAACGTTTGGGCTTCCCGATTCGAATATACAATTTGCGTACAAAGTACAACTGAAAAACATAAAGTTCTTGGCCCAATTTTAAAGCCCAACAAATGTCACGCGCAAGCAGCAGAGAAACTACAGTGATACTTGAAACCAGAAACCTGAACTGAGAAGccctaaaatcaaaatcaatggcGGCATCGAACCAAATCCAAGTCGAGAATCGAAACCGAAACATCGTTTTGGCGCTTTGCAAACGTCTCTCGTTAGATCCTGTAAGCCTCTTTCtatctatataattaaatttcatttattattcTGTATATTCACTTCCTGAtgattttttagcttcatattcggtaaATTAATCGAAATCACTTAGCTATTCAAACGCTCTTCTCAATTTTTAGgagtttaatttattaattagcaGTACTACTGTACTAGTAGTATTAGTAGAATTTTGTTAATCTTACTAGAATGCTAAAATTGAGAGTTAGATGGTAGGATATTGCTTATATTTTCTTCAGGTAGTGAACTGTAATTTTTGCGCATAGTTTTCGGCTTATTGCTGTTCGGAATTTAATCGGTATGAGTATAAGCACCGAATATTATTGTCTGTGAAAAATGTGTCTGTTTATAGGTAATTTGCTGTGCGAGTAATTAAGTAGTGTCTGCTGCTTGTTATGCAGAAATTATTCCTGGATGACAAAGTCAGAGATCTTACGAGTTTGTGTGGAAATGTGTTGAAAGCATCGGCTGCGGTTGAAAATAGCGATGAGGTAAGGATATATGTGTAATTTTATGGCCTTGTGCGAAATTCGACCAAAAGGGGTGAGGTGATTATAGTGGAAGATGTTATTATCTGTTTGAGGCAATTAGTTTGAAATATCATATATGGGCATGTACATGGAAAATTCGTATGATGATGCATGAAATTCTAAACAATGTAAAAGCTTAAAATGTGGTGCAGTTGACGAAGTGGATATCTTTTGCCGAAACTTTTCCTGTTGATTCTGAAGCATGCTTAAAGGTCCTCAATGAATTAAATGGGGAGCTAATACAGAAGTCTGTTCTTGTGGGTCGTGGAATAGAAACTTCTGCTGCCGATATCATCGTCTTCTCAGTTGTTCAATCGTCAGTGGTATGCATCATCCATTTATTGTAGCTGCAATTTGTAATTAGCTGATGAGCGACTTTTATTGAAGTATAAATCGTGTTCAGATTTCAAAGTTCTTTTAATACTATTTTGATGCCCTAACAGTATATGGGTGATTCTTTATTCGCAGATTGGTCTTCCAGACTCCGATAGAAAGAAGTTGCCACATCTTATGAGATGGATTGATTACATCCAGGTATTCCACAATTTTGCACAAGACTTTtttgtgttttcttttaaaaaccTCACATGTTTTATGAATTTGCTAAGAGGCCATTATATGTATGCACAAGACTTCATACTAGTAACGCCTGCAAATTGCAAAGTGCTTTTATTGTA
This genomic window contains:
- the LOC108227853 gene encoding probable LRR receptor-like serine/threonine-protein kinase IRK encodes the protein MRSLFVHTVLLLLVVGQVRSLNPSLNDDLLGLIVFKADIQDPDGKLESWNEDDNSPCGWMGVRCNPRSNRVTELNLDGFGLSGRIGRGILQLQFLRKLSLAKNNLTGSLAFSLAQLENLRVVDLSQNNLGGPIPGNFFSQCGSLRSISLANNKFSGHIPDRLSSCFTLATLNFSGNQFSGLLPSGIWDMQGLRSLDLSSNLLEGEIPKGIEGANNLREIHLEKNRLTGEVPAGIGNCLLLRSIDFSDNSFSGFIPSTMQMLTLCNNLNLHKNSFLGEVPEWIGDMKSLESLDLSENRLSGPMPISLGKLQSLKLLNLSKNSLSGSLPESIINCVNLVVVDVNQNFLTGKLPSWLFGLSLQKVDFSENNLNGNIDASVKSLTDHSRRSLLVLDISNNSLTGEIPSALGDISSLQYLNLSRNSLTGGIPDSIKNLKALDVLDLSNNQLTGSIPMKIGDAVSLRKLWLEKNFLSGDIPASIEKCTPLTSLILSHNSLTGSIPVAFAKLTNLQTVDLSYNKFSGTLPKQLANLAHLISFNISHNQVQGDLPAGGFFNTISPSSLSGNPSLCGAAVNKSCPAVLPKPIVLNPNSSDSNPDSIPVNPGHKKIILSISALIAIGAAATIIIGVIAITVLNLRVRSTTPHSAAAFTLSGGDGFSSSPTSDGNSGKLVMFSGDPDFSTGAHALLNKDCELGRGGFGAVYRTVLKDGRSVAIKKLTVSSLVKSQDDFEREVKKLGKIHHRNLVALEGYYWTPSLQLLIYEFVSGGSLYKQLHEVSGNSLSWNERFTIILGIAKSLAHLHHQNIIHYNLKSSNILIDSSGEPKVADSGLARLLPMLDRYILSSKIQSALGYMAPEFGCKTVKITEKCDVYGFGVLVLEVVTGRRPVEYMEDDVVVLCDMVRGALEEGRVEDCVDEKLRDKFPPDEAIPVIKLGLICTSQVPSNRPDMAEVINILELIRCPSEGQEELV